The following is a genomic window from Chania multitudinisentens RB-25.
GAGTTTTTTCTGATCGGCTTAATGTACGTGAGCTCCGTAAACTATCAACACATTCAGATAAAGAAAAACTCGGCTCGAATAAGCTGTTACAGGATGTTTTGGCCCAAAAAGTTGGTGTAGAGAAAGCTCGTGATATTTTTGGGTCAATTGTTGGTGCATATGACATGAGAGTAGGCGATGCACATCCCACCAGTTCAAAGATCAGAGATGCTTTAAAACTTGCTGGAATTGACGAAACTAAATCGTTTCTGAGGCAAGGCGAACAATTGATTTCGAACTTTGGACAGTCAATTTGGTTGATAGGAAAGTTGCTGTTTGAAAAACCGAAAAAATAATGGACAGGCTCAGATATGAATATAGATCTTTGTAAGCCTTTAGACCTTCCCGATGGATTTGTTGCCCGGCTTAAGGCAATTGAAAGCTCTTGCATTTCTCAAGAATTTTCAGAATCATTGGTCGAGCAAAGTAATATTTCTACTTTGGTTAGAGATATTAATCAGTATTGTTTAAATAATCGAATTATAGGTGTTCATTACACAAGGGCTCTGCCTGAAAGTATCCGTTCAAAAGGGCTATTGATTCGAAGTGGTAAGGAGATAAGGGAAACGTTCCTGAACCAGCACGGGCATCTATTTTCACATGAGGAAACTCTGATTATCGAGGAAAGATGGAATCGTTACTATGATCATGGCCAGAGCTCTGTTAGAAATGACCGTATTTTCTTCAATTTTACAGAAATTGAACTGGGGTGTAGCGGAACTAAGTATTTGCTTGGATTGTATGGTGGAGAACAAGTCAGCATGTGTTTTGATCTTGATGAGCCAGTTGGACTCAAGCTTGGAGCAATTGGTGAACCGATGATTGTCCGATGCTCACTTGATCCTAACCAAGTAAAAACGTTTATCGAATACCCTTGGGGAAAAATATTGGTTTCTTCCTTTCATGCATTAATAAATCCTGATTCGTATCGAATTGATCAGGATGGATATCAGTCAATACCTGTGGCACCAGAAGATATTGCTGAACTCAGGGTACTAAAAAATCAAAGCTGCGCTGGTGTTTGAAATGTTAATGTCTGCCCCTCACTCAAAGCCACCCGTCAGGTTTGATAGTGTGCTGCCTGAGAAAACTGTCAGGTCAAGTATGAACTAATCCTCCCAACTATCCTGCTTAGCATTCCTGGTTTGATGGGCCGAAAGCCCATCGCATTAACGGCAAAGCGGTATTACGGCGTAATTAATGTGCCTGCCATACCCGCCAGTACCAACTCGATATCCTTTAATGCCCCGATGTGGGCCACTTTCCCACTGCGCTGTACAAAGCGGCTGACGGCCATGATTTTCGGCCCCATTGCGCCGTCGGCCACTGCCAGCGGTGCCAGCTCCTTGGCGGTAGCCGAACGAATCGCTTTCTGCTGCGGCGTTCCCCAGTGTTGATAAACGGCATCCGCTTCGGTGAGGATCAGCAGATGATCGGCGGACAGCGCTTCTGCCAGCAATGCAGAAGCCAGATCTTTATCAATCACTGCCTCAGTACCAACCATGCCTTCAGGGGAAGCCACCGTAGGGATACCACCACCGCCGTTGCAAATGACAATGTGCTTTTTGGCTAACAGCAGCTCGATCGCGTCGAGATCGATAATCTTTTTCGGTTCTGGCGAAGGGACAACGCGGCGCAGATATTTCCCGTCCAGTTTCATGCTCCAACCGTATTCTTGTTGCAACGCTTTCTGCTGCTGCGACTCATAAACCGGGCCGATAAACTTGCTAGGCTGTTGATAGGCGGCGTCCTGATGATCCACGAGTATGCGGGTCAGCAGAGTGGACACCGGCTGCGAGGGGTGAAAAATACCTAACTGCTGGGCCAGCATATAACCGATCATCCCCTGGCTTTCCGCCACCAGAATATCCAGTGGATAAGCGGGTACGTCACGGTAGGCCAGATTTTGCAATGCCAATAGCCCTACCTGCGGGCCATTACCGTGCACAATGGCAATCCGGTATTTTTTGGCCAGCTTGCCAATAGCATCGGCCACTAATGAAATACTCTGGTACTGGTTTTCAGCCGATAGCACCGCACCGCGCTGTAACAGGGCATTTCCCCCTAAAGCAATCACTAACGTTTCCATTCCACTTCCTGTCGTTAACTGTGCCGAATAATATCCGGCATGTTGCCTAATAAAGGCGGTCGATTGCCATCACGCCCAACCAGATGCCCAACAAGGTGTCTGCACCAGAAAAATGCCCGATATCTAATAGATCGCGGATGGCATCAGGTAATTGGCTGGGCTGGAGCAAGGCATGCGCCAGCGTCTGTAACGGCGTAGAGAAAATCCCTTGCTCTGCAAACTGTAGATAGTGTGCACTCACTAATGTGGTCAACTGGCTCAATGGCTGGCTGCCAGAAAAAAAAGCGGGTAATCGGGCTACCTCCACGCGGCTATCAAGATGAGCGCTGAGCAACATCCCTACCAGCGTGTCATCATTGCTTGGCGTCAATCCTGGCCCTTTGCCAAGCTGCGTGCTCCAATCAACCTGTTGTCCTTGCAACCAGCGGAGAAACCGCAACTGAAGCTCGCGCGCTTCCAGGCACAAGGGGTGCCCAACGATCTGTTCCAGGCGGCCAAACAGACCAGTGTGGGCCGTTTCATCAGCCAACGCAGCATCAAGCGGAGCCAAAAGGATTTCACCTTTCTGATTCAGGTGAAGATTGAGCCGTGAACCCTGGCGGGAAATAAACGTATCCTCTAACTGGAGCCCCAGTGGGGAAAGCTGGCAACGCTGCGCCAAAGGTTGGCTATCGAACACCTTATCGAAATCATCATCACGAATTTCCCACCCCATAGGGCTGATCCCATGGTTTTCACGGTGTAGCGTTAACAGGTGGCCACTCTGCGAGAGAAAATTGATCGCATTGTTAAAACGCCCCGCACAGCGCAACGGGCCATAGTCTTGCGTGGCATGAACGCTGAAGGTTAATGCGTTAATGTTCATTGCACTCTCCCGTGGCGGCTGTCAGCCGGGTACGCAGGTTAATCAGGCGCTGATGCCCAACTTTTCCGCCAAGGCTTCAATGGCTTTCTCAAAACAGCCCAGTGGTGCACGCACGGTTCCCGCGCCGATTTGCCCGATACCGGCTTCCCGGTGAGCAATGCCGGTGTTAATTAATGGCGTGATGCCCGTTTCCACCACCCGCCGCGCATCCAGCCCCAGGCAAGCCCCCTGAAAATCCCAGGTCGGGATTTGCAGCATCATGTTGCGCTCAAGGTAAATCTCTGCCATTTCTTCTGAGATATCGGTAGCGGCACTCATGCCCCCCGCAGCACCCACAAAGCGGGTCACGCCAGGCGCTGCAACCATCGCTGCTCCGCCAATACCGAAGGTTTCAGTGATGGCACTATCACCAATATCCGGGTTGGCATCCGCCTGATTAAAGCCAGAGAAGAATAAACCCTCTGGGGTATTGACCGGTGCGGTGAACCATTTGTCACCCATTCCACTGATTTTTATGCCGAAATTTTTTCCATTGCGCGTCATCACCGTGACAATCGTGCCCTGCTTGATCTCTGCACCCGCATCCATCGCCGCTTTGCAATAAGCCATGGCCAGATTCAGGAAGAACTGATCGGTGATACTGAGGAACTGCATTACCTTGACCAGTTCGATTTTATCCCGCTCAAGCAGGCTGATTTCGGGGGCTAACTGGCGCATCAGCAGTGCCGATGCGGCAATATTGCGCTGGTGGAATTCATCCCCCATGGTGATCGCCTGTGCCATGATCGCTGTGAGATCGATACCATCAACGAATGTCGCCAGAACGTCTTTTAAGACCGGTGCCAGTGAGTCGCGCATCCAGCATAAACGCGCCTGCACGTCTGGCCCATAAGCACCAAAGCGCATTACTTTGCCGATCCCTTCGTTCATGTTGCAGTAGGCGTAGTTGCCATGAACGAGGTTCTTTATCACCACCAATGGCATATTGGCTGAGGTAATCCCCCCCATTGGCCCAACGGCACTGACGTTATGGCAGGGGATAAATTCGATTTCACCGTTTTCCAGCAAAGCCAGCGCCTGTTGCTCACTGCTGGCCCATTGCTCGAACAGGCAGGCGCCAATACAGGCTCCGCGTACCGGGCCACTCATTTCCTGCCAGGCCACCGGTGGCCCGGCATGCAGCAGTTTTCTCCCCTGAGCCAGCTGCGGGATCAGGTTTTTAGCTAAGTCAACGGTCTGCCAATGCGGGCGAGCTTCACGGATCCTGGCGATAACGGCAGCATTTGCTTGTTCAATAGATGCGTACATATCAATCCCTTACTTTAAATTTTTCAGTATGTTAGCCAATCGTTGATTGCCGCCGGCAACCGGAGCCCATTGGTAGTGGACCACGGGAATTTCATTGGTTTGCAAATCATCGGCAAAGCTGCGCAAGCCCGCATTGATCACGGAAAGCCCCGCCAGCAGGGGGGGAATGGGGTCGGTTATGCCAACCGGCGGCGGGGTGATTAACTGGCTGGCCAACGCGACGGCCTCAGGCAGTGAGTTCATCACCGAGATACCCGCTTCGGCCAGCGTGGCAATCTGTTTTGAGCGCTGCTGAGGATCCTGTTCGGTTCCCGTTACCGTCGCGATAACGGCCAGTGGATGGGCCGCACCACGGTTGGCACGAACCCGTTTGACGGTATCCGCCAATGAACGAGCAGGATCTTCCTGTGCGCCATAGCCAATCACCACATCCAGCAGCAATACGCCAACCTCTGGCTGCTGTGCGAGACGGGCGATTTCCTGATTGCGGGTAGAAGGATCGATCATCGGATGCGGTTTACCCTGGGTATAAAAATCATCCCCCATATCGATAATCCGGTGCCCTTCGGCGTTGAGCATTGAACCCTGCTGGTGGGTGCTGTCGGCTTCAACGCCAAGACGATCGGCCAGCAGCATGGCGCATTCTGCCGCCAGCGTGCCGCCAGCGTATAAACCGGAAATTTTGCTGCCGCAGACGGCGGGTTGCTGGGCTGCCATTTGCTGTACATGTGCCAGCATCGCGGCGAGGCGTGCAGCTTCATCTAGCGTGGCGGCGAAGGTGATATTGCCGTCTTGCTTAAACGGCGCTTTGGCACCCAGAAAGAGTGCCACTATTGGCTTGCCAAGGCTTTTCATCTCTTCGATGATGCGTTGGCGTACTGCTTCTGCCGGAGGTTTGGAAACAAACGCCAGTACCTGACTGTGTGGATCGGCCGCCAGCATGCGCAGTGCGCTGATGGCGCTGATACCGCCAACCTCTGCGGATAAATCGCGCCCCCCCAAGCCAATTGCGTGTGAAATGCCTTGCCCGGCCAAGGTCACTTGTGAGGTCAGTTCCTGTATCCCGGTGCCCGAAGCCCCGATGATGCCGATATTCCCCTTGGGGGCAATGTTAGCAAAGGCCATTGGCGCGCCGGCAATGTTGGCCGTGCCACAATCAGGCCCCATCACGATCAGGCCCTTGCTGCGTGCCTTGGTTTTTAACGCGACTTCCTGTTCCACACTAACGTTGTCGGAGAACATCATGACGTTGCAACCGTCTTCCAATGCCTGATCGGCCAAGCCTGCGGCATATTCCCCAGCAATGGAGATCAGTACCATATTCGCCTGTGGCAGTTTCTGCCGCGCCATACGCCAACTGCGTGCCTTGAGCAGATGCTTCCCTCCTTGCTGCCCTTGTGCAATGGCTTTCAGTGCGGCATCTAACGCTGCACCGATTTGTTCGGTGATGCTGTCATTGGCCGAGTCCGTTTTGATTGCGACACAAATATCATTGGGTGTGGCGCTGCTGAATTGTGGGTGCCAGAAACCAGTCACCTCAAGTAAAGATTTATTGGCGGGTGTCCCCATCATGACCGATATTTCTTCGACGTTGGGTGAATCACTGAGTTTACGGGAAATTAGCATCAGGCTGACCGAGTCCTGAAAGCTCCCTTTTTTTATAAAAGCATGGATCATTACGATATCCTTAAAACAACATATGAACGTCAAATTGACTCATCAACCATGAATGGCAATTGAAGATGTGTTCAGTAATCTATTTATTGATACCCCTATTATTTTTCCAACGCTACAAATAAAAACATAAGGTAACGG
Proteins encoded in this region:
- a CDS encoding carbamate kinase, which produces METLVIALGGNALLQRGAVLSAENQYQSISLVADAIGKLAKKYRIAIVHGNGPQVGLLALQNLAYRDVPAYPLDILVAESQGMIGYMLAQQLGIFHPSQPVSTLLTRILVDHQDAAYQQPSKFIGPVYESQQQKALQQEYGWSMKLDGKYLRRVVPSPEPKKIIDLDAIELLLAKKHIVICNGGGGIPTVASPEGMVGTEAVIDKDLASALLAEALSADHLLILTEADAVYQHWGTPQQKAIRSATAKELAPLAVADGAMGPKIMAVSRFVQRSGKVAHIGALKDIELVLAGMAGTLITP
- a CDS encoding DUF1116 domain-containing protein translates to MYASIEQANAAVIARIREARPHWQTVDLAKNLIPQLAQGRKLLHAGPPVAWQEMSGPVRGACIGACLFEQWASSEQQALALLENGEIEFIPCHNVSAVGPMGGITSANMPLVVIKNLVHGNYAYCNMNEGIGKVMRFGAYGPDVQARLCWMRDSLAPVLKDVLATFVDGIDLTAIMAQAITMGDEFHQRNIAASALLMRQLAPEISLLERDKIELVKVMQFLSITDQFFLNLAMAYCKAAMDAGAEIKQGTIVTVMTRNGKNFGIKISGMGDKWFTAPVNTPEGLFFSGFNQADANPDIGDSAITETFGIGGAAMVAAPGVTRFVGAAGGMSAATDISEEMAEIYLERNMMLQIPTWDFQGACLGLDARRVVETGITPLINTGIAHREAGIGQIGAGTVRAPLGCFEKAIEALAEKLGISA
- a CDS encoding DUF2877 domain-containing protein, encoding MNINALTFSVHATQDYGPLRCAGRFNNAINFLSQSGHLLTLHRENHGISPMGWEIRDDDFDKVFDSQPLAQRCQLSPLGLQLEDTFISRQGSRLNLHLNQKGEILLAPLDAALADETAHTGLFGRLEQIVGHPLCLEARELQLRFLRWLQGQQVDWSTQLGKGPGLTPSNDDTLVGMLLSAHLDSRVEVARLPAFFSGSQPLSQLTTLVSAHYLQFAEQGIFSTPLQTLAHALLQPSQLPDAIRDLLDIGHFSGADTLLGIWLGVMAIDRLY
- a CDS encoding acyl-CoA synthetase FdrA — translated: MIHAFIKKGSFQDSVSLMLISRKLSDSPNVEEISVMMGTPANKSLLEVTGFWHPQFSSATPNDICVAIKTDSANDSITEQIGAALDAALKAIAQGQQGGKHLLKARSWRMARQKLPQANMVLISIAGEYAAGLADQALEDGCNVMMFSDNVSVEQEVALKTKARSKGLIVMGPDCGTANIAGAPMAFANIAPKGNIGIIGASGTGIQELTSQVTLAGQGISHAIGLGGRDLSAEVGGISAISALRMLAADPHSQVLAFVSKPPAEAVRQRIIEEMKSLGKPIVALFLGAKAPFKQDGNITFAATLDEAARLAAMLAHVQQMAAQQPAVCGSKISGLYAGGTLAAECAMLLADRLGVEADSTHQQGSMLNAEGHRIIDMGDDFYTQGKPHPMIDPSTRNQEIARLAQQPEVGVLLLDVVIGYGAQEDPARSLADTVKRVRANRGAAHPLAVIATVTGTEQDPQQRSKQIATLAEAGISVMNSLPEAVALASQLITPPPVGITDPIPPLLAGLSVINAGLRSFADDLQTNEIPVVHYQWAPVAGGNQRLANILKNLK